A portion of the Pseudopipra pipra isolate bDixPip1 chromosome 1, bDixPip1.hap1, whole genome shotgun sequence genome contains these proteins:
- the ZDHHC3 gene encoding palmitoyltransferase ZDHHC3 isoform X2, translating into MMITPVHRFRDIERTPEYLQPEKCVPPPSRASLGTMWFIRDGCGIACAVVTWMLVFYADFVVLLVMLVPSRDYVYSVINGTLFNTLAFLALASHFRAMLTDPGAVPKGNATKEFIESLQLKPGQVVYKCPKCCSIKPDRAHHCSVCKRCIRKMDHHCPWVNNCVGENNQKYFVLFTMYIALISLHALIMVGFHFLYCFEEDWTKCSSFSPPTTVILLILLCFEALLFLIFTSVMFGTQVHSICTDETCFFLMLGFCKRLMFHLWLFCVQRKTSLFFLMGSPRKKYSVLQILLSLSLSISV; encoded by the exons ATGATGATTACTCCAGTCCACCGCTTCAGAGATATTGAAAGGACACCAGAATACCTCCAGCCAGAAAAGTGTGTTCCACCTCCTAGCCGCGCTTCCCTGGGAACAATGTGGTTTATTCGAGATGGCTGTGGTATTGCATGTGCTGTCGTTACCTGGATGCTGGTGTTCTATGCCGACTTTGTAGTCCTTCTTGTCATGCTAGTTCCATCAAGAGATTATGTTTATAGTGTCATCAATGGCACACTGTTCAACACCTTGGCTTTCCTCGCTTTGGCTTCACATTTTCGTGCTATGCTGACAGATCCA ggtGCTGTACCCAAAGGTAATGCCACAAAAGAGTTCATTGAGAGTTTGCAGCTAAAGCCAGGCCAGGTGGTTTACAAGTGCCCAAAGTGTTGTAGCATCAAACCTGACAGAGCACATCACTGCAG TGTTTGCAAGAGGTGTATTCGGAAAATGGACCATCACTGCCCATGGGTCAATAACTGTGTAGGAGAGAATAACCAGAAGTACTTTGTACTGTTTACA atgtatATAGCACTGATTTCCCTGCATGCTTTAATCATGGTGGGATTTCACTTCTTGTATTGCTTTGAAGAAGACTGGACAA AATGCAGTTCCTTCTCTCCACCGACTACGGTGATTCTTCTCATCCTCTTGTGTTTCGAGGCTCTCCTATTTCTTATCTTCACCTCAGTTATGTTTGGGACCCAAGTACACTCCATCTGCACCGATGAAACG tgcttttttttaatgcttggCTTCTGCAAGAGGCTGATGTTCCACCTGTGGCTCTTCTGTGTTCAGAGGAAGACTTCATTGTTCTTTCTGATGGGGAGCCCCAGGAAGAAGTACAGTGTTCTACAGATCCTGCTGAGCTTGAGTTTATCAATAAGTGTGTAA
- the ZDHHC3 gene encoding palmitoyltransferase ZDHHC3 isoform X4: MMITPVHRFRDIERTPEYLQPEKCVPPPSRASLGTMWFIRDGCGIACAVVTWMLVFYADFVVLLVMLVPSRDYVYSVINGTLFNTLAFLALASHFRAMLTDPGAVPKGNATKEFIESLQLKPGQVVYKCPKCCSIKPDRAHHCSVCKRCIRKMDHHCPWVNNCVGENNQKYFVLFTMYIALISLHALIMVGFHFLYCFEEDWTKCSSFSPPTTVILLILLCFEALLFLIFTSVMFGTQVHSICTDETVSFPLIAHGQWKLE; this comes from the exons ATGATGATTACTCCAGTCCACCGCTTCAGAGATATTGAAAGGACACCAGAATACCTCCAGCCAGAAAAGTGTGTTCCACCTCCTAGCCGCGCTTCCCTGGGAACAATGTGGTTTATTCGAGATGGCTGTGGTATTGCATGTGCTGTCGTTACCTGGATGCTGGTGTTCTATGCCGACTTTGTAGTCCTTCTTGTCATGCTAGTTCCATCAAGAGATTATGTTTATAGTGTCATCAATGGCACACTGTTCAACACCTTGGCTTTCCTCGCTTTGGCTTCACATTTTCGTGCTATGCTGACAGATCCA ggtGCTGTACCCAAAGGTAATGCCACAAAAGAGTTCATTGAGAGTTTGCAGCTAAAGCCAGGCCAGGTGGTTTACAAGTGCCCAAAGTGTTGTAGCATCAAACCTGACAGAGCACATCACTGCAG TGTTTGCAAGAGGTGTATTCGGAAAATGGACCATCACTGCCCATGGGTCAATAACTGTGTAGGAGAGAATAACCAGAAGTACTTTGTACTGTTTACA atgtatATAGCACTGATTTCCCTGCATGCTTTAATCATGGTGGGATTTCACTTCTTGTATTGCTTTGAAGAAGACTGGACAA AATGCAGTTCCTTCTCTCCACCGACTACGGTGATTCTTCTCATCCTCTTGTGTTTCGAGGCTCTCCTATTTCTTATCTTCACCTCAGTTATGTTTGGGACCCAAGTACACTCCATCTGCACCGATGAAACG GTTTCTTTCCCCTTGATTGCCCATGGCCAGTGGAAGCTAGAATAG
- the ZDHHC3 gene encoding palmitoyltransferase ZDHHC3 isoform X3 — protein MMITPVHRFRDIERTPEYLQPEKCVPPPSRASLGTMWFIRDGCGIACAVVTWMLVFYADFVVLLVMLVPSRDYVYSVINGTLFNTLAFLALASHFRAMLTDPGAVPKGNATKEFIESLQLKPGQVVYKCPKCCSIKPDRAHHCSVCKRCIRKMDHHCPWVNNCVGENNQKYFVLFTMYIALISLHALIMVGFHFLYCFEEDWTKCSSFSPPTTVILLILLCFEALLFLIFTSVMFGTQVHSICTDETGIEQLKKEERRWAKKTKWMNMKAVFGHPFSIAWLSPFATPDQGKADPYQYVV, from the exons ATGATGATTACTCCAGTCCACCGCTTCAGAGATATTGAAAGGACACCAGAATACCTCCAGCCAGAAAAGTGTGTTCCACCTCCTAGCCGCGCTTCCCTGGGAACAATGTGGTTTATTCGAGATGGCTGTGGTATTGCATGTGCTGTCGTTACCTGGATGCTGGTGTTCTATGCCGACTTTGTAGTCCTTCTTGTCATGCTAGTTCCATCAAGAGATTATGTTTATAGTGTCATCAATGGCACACTGTTCAACACCTTGGCTTTCCTCGCTTTGGCTTCACATTTTCGTGCTATGCTGACAGATCCA ggtGCTGTACCCAAAGGTAATGCCACAAAAGAGTTCATTGAGAGTTTGCAGCTAAAGCCAGGCCAGGTGGTTTACAAGTGCCCAAAGTGTTGTAGCATCAAACCTGACAGAGCACATCACTGCAG TGTTTGCAAGAGGTGTATTCGGAAAATGGACCATCACTGCCCATGGGTCAATAACTGTGTAGGAGAGAATAACCAGAAGTACTTTGTACTGTTTACA atgtatATAGCACTGATTTCCCTGCATGCTTTAATCATGGTGGGATTTCACTTCTTGTATTGCTTTGAAGAAGACTGGACAA AATGCAGTTCCTTCTCTCCACCGACTACGGTGATTCTTCTCATCCTCTTGTGTTTCGAGGCTCTCCTATTTCTTATCTTCACCTCAGTTATGTTTGGGACCCAAGTACACTCCATCTGCACCGATGAAACG ggaATAGAACAGttgaaaaaggaagagagaagatgggctaaaaaaacaaaatggatGAACATGAAAGCAGTATTTGGCCATCCGTTCTCTATAGCATGGCTTAGCCCATTCGCAACACCAGACCAAGGAAAAGCAGACCCGTACCAGTATGTGGTCTGA